The DNA sequence ATTTGACCAGTAGTTAGTCCTGTTTCGTCTATTACGAGATGTGTATTGTCGCTAAGTTGGAGTATTCCGCTGGTTAGCCTATTACACTCGTAATCTTTCCTGATAACAACGCAAATATCTTAaattatataatgtaaaactCTGTCAGGAAAATGGTTTACATTTGATAAAGTATTTACTTACTTTGGCAACAATGCcaaattgtttaaattttctAATGTGATTTCCAACAAGTAACTTTTCTTGATGAATAgagttaaaaatttatataaatacttTGGAAATTCCTTGCATTTAGTCACAGAAAAATGTGTTATATTTAGTGGATAAGTACCAAGACAGAAGTAATCCCTCTTCATGTAACTAAAATGAAATAATGCTTTAAAAAATGAGTTATGAGTAATTCTTTCCttcataaagaaagaaaaacattaaataagtttACACTGATGAAAGTAAATGACAGATTAAGTAATCTGCAGCCAGGTGATCCCCAAATAAAAGTTGACTTAGTATTAAATGAAGATCGCTTCTTATTAATTCTGCATTAGATATCACTTGAGGAGCAATCGTCATATCTTGTTTAGTTGAATGGATTATTTTTATAGCGTGTAATCGTGGAACAAGAGATACTGGTGGATGGTGCACAGTCATCTCAGCTTCTGTCATAGTTTCATCCGAATCATGAGCAATATTTAAAAGAGGATCCAGGGATATAAAACCTATTATTTCAATAACTTGATTCAGTTTTAAAGACATATCTTCGTATAtctgtaatttatatattaaaagatatgttaaacaattttaaacatttatatactatttaaaaatcattaatattatataaaaattaaatgttaaaaattcattaataaCCTTTACAATGCAAGCTTTACCATCATCCATAGGAAatggaaaatttaatatatattcctTTGAAAATGCACTTTGTTGCCTTGTATTACATTTCATTGTTTCCATTTTTTCATTATTATCGATTGGTGatattcttccttttttttgtaTTAATTCCAAATAGTTTGTAGTCTCACTATTATCGTTGTCTAAACTTCTTTTGTGATTATTAGTGGATCTTATACTTGAATAATGTGATTGTTCATATGTTTCCTTTGCCCAATCATTTAAACCAGGAGTTGATATCACAATACATGTATGTCTTTCTGAATTTTGATTCTTTTCCGATTCCAACAAAATCATTTCGTGTGGCTAAAACATAAACAAATCATAATGTTTTAAGTAAACAAAGTATTAAATACctattcattttgaaatattcatgTTAAAAATAAGATAATGTAGGCAGTTTTATACATGAGATAAGCTGTTCTTTTCACATCCCACACCTGAAACTGCCATATTTACTATCGGCCACATACTTAAATACACATATAAATTGAATATGTACAAAACAAAATGTATGGAAAGGCCTTATGAAATGAAACTTTAATCAAATAATCACCAAACATTTTGCAGAATCTGTATACATCCCACATTTTAGCTGGAATGTTTCAGTTTGAGTATTTTTGACTTCATACACTTGTAAGTAATATTCAGGATTGTGCATATCTTGAATCATTCCTTTAAATTTGACCAATTGACCATCCCTGAATGCATGAATAGGCGCATTATTTAGTAAGGGAATTTCTTTTAAAGCATCTAGATTTTCCAAGATCGCATTACAATTCGATTTATTTGCAATAAAATACTCTGGTGTCCAATCCGTTATTTTAGCCAAAGCTAAAAGACGAAATAAATGCTATTATGTTCTGTATTCTTCAAATAACTTCATTCGAGACTAATTTACTAAATATACTAGTAcatacataaaaaatatttcttaatacaAATAAAGAAACATTTACTCACAAATCATTATGAGGCTATGATAGTACTAGCGTAGTATCGAAGTTTTATTGCAATGTATCACAAACCAGTCTCGAATAATCTTCGAAAACAACAAAATATAcataagtaaataaaaataaacgcgCAAAAATATAGTGTTCTGACAAATATTCAAAATCAAACTCTATCGAAAATAGGTCgacaaatgaaatatataagtACATATAATGTAAGTAAATACAAATTTATCAATAGCACTTGCGTCTTTTTACACTGCAGAGTTCCATTTCTTACCGGTACGCAACAGTACGGTATGATTCAGACAAGTGCTAGATTCGTCCATATGCCACACGAGGCAATGTCGCACGATCGCACAATTCCCCCCGCGCCGTATAACGGCGCGTTTTTCCCGCCAAGAGCACCGAAGACGATGCGTGCTGATAGTGTAGCCGTTAGGCACAAGAGCCCTTTACTCTTAGTGTCCATTTTTTAGTAAAATTTCGTCCATATAAGCATTGACGATCTCCT is a window from the Bombus affinis isolate iyBomAffi1 chromosome 9, iyBomAffi1.2, whole genome shotgun sequence genome containing:
- the LOC126919940 gene encoding mini-chromosome maintenance complex-binding protein → MDESSTCLNHTVLLRTALAKITDWTPEYFIANKSNCNAILENLDALKEIPLLNNAPIHAFRDGQLVKFKGMIQDMHNPEYYLQVYEVKNTQTETFQLKCGMYTDSAKCLPHEMILLESEKNQNSERHTCIVISTPGLNDWAKETYEQSHYSSIRSTNNHKRSLDNDNSETTNYLELIQKKGRISPIDNNEKMETMKCNTRQQSAFSKEYILNFPFPMDDGKACIVKIYEDMSLKLNQVIEIIGFISLDPLLNIAHDSDETMTEAEMTVHHPPVSLVPRLHAIKIIHSTKQDMTIAPQVISNAELIRSDLHLILSQLLFGDHLAADYLICHLLSSVYMKRDYFCLGTYPLNITHFSVTKCKEFPKYLYKFLTLFIKKSYLLEITLENLNNLALLPKKDYECNRLTSGILQLSDNTHLVIDETGLTTGQITQVGRENYNAICDLINFQKVTYDFEFYKIEYETDIPVLILSEAKSFIPCQTQVLLKVDSESESVYPQIIKIAEQYLKDENRLINIRQYLETIRDTKFEFNDEDVIKEIQNDFIQWKQKNKNADHLHLLMVLARLLSLSYGSNTLTIEYWKKAFQMEIERLNRLPGKKET